A portion of the Fusobacterium nucleatum genome contains these proteins:
- a CDS encoding translocation/assembly module TamB domain-containing protein has product MLNSIKKIPKKISIPVSIVAVIVFIITAVLLNLEKIIEKVSARFINGRVVIENVDLSFSKAIVKNITLYDDKNNVLFNSPEVIANISFKNLKKGRIDELVVNSAVVNVIRDKDGVINFTKLSKTKSEEKPKNPLNKVVASNVRVNYEDYTFPSKLERKIENINAIVTASKEKLVETADINIEDENIQLKTFFKDESNDKITSLQGELRIDKFLLDKDLLKSLVNNKKMYFSDVNIISDLSFKTDKTMKNTNIVGNLDIISEFFRYNDIDSDIKDIKLSSKFNGRDGEANLGLNIFGKNRDFSLVYKDEELNSVITLDRIDESILNKIAPIREKKLDLKNINIEDIKAIVHYSDDRGLSIKTTMKPNNSEFKGIELNDFNLYISSKAGKNNLSARILTKIKGIPENIALSVENQKDNTDIILALKSPIKDNIIPDINIKAKVENQKDIIKANIDSNIVDFNVDYNKEKKLTKIYGNKFTINYDVDKKKITNGEGRIPFEIYHTANYLDFVAKNNKIQIKELKLKDKANKNSYFTAKGNANLDNGEFKIDYEGKAASISRKVKENDLILSFDGKGKLENKNNILSSQGQINDLSLEYIGKIEKINGTYNLKKVGKNIEANVLTKIDSIGYDKYNFKNFNLNVNYSENQVKIKDFSNNLISLKGDYDVKNQKVNANLSVNRITNKDVAFDKVEFVLENLKANVEGDIKNLQGAVDLGSTIITLPSKDFVKITGKASIKNSIVNISGINLDNNLITGKYNLKDKNLDLRVSLSEKHLEKYYGAKDLGYILYGQIDVKGVAGKIKAVAKGRATNFEKKLPDLAYDIEYNAENYSDGIASINGLDIIDRQYGDLLGVKGRVNLKEKTLDIKNKHNKIDLAKLQNLLSNPNIKGIVNTDFTINGTINNPTYKLDISSSEVSIKTFKINDISLNLTGDKEKASLNKLNLDVYKNLIVGNGYYDIKNKTYNLLVKSNNKIDVSKFQSFLTPYGIENAKGNIALNIEINENTEKGYINLENISLESTKAKLKLSNFSGPINFGERRIDVGELRASLNNSPLVVDGFVDLANISKLDKEDLIRSLPYKLHFKMDHFNYFYPEIIKISGSTELTATNEEVYGNLIIKDAIVYDIPNNYYRDFFSLIREQLRKRRTDVVSTKIDDKQSKTDKEKVEEMRRMLNKLMPIDFVVKTEKPILIDMDNFNIVVPEVYGKLYIDLNLNGKKGKYYITGETELKEGYFFVGTNEFQVDRALAVFNENVPLPEINPNIFFESTIEMDDEEYHFNTAGKVNQLRYEISSKTAKVGGDLSALIVNPNADEHIYSYGDGNEIFITFMKNLIAGQAGQVVFGSTTRYIKRKFDLTKFVIRPEVKIYNSDSSVNRLGGTTTDNRGFNPEIYNVNIKLEAKDNIYKDKLFWKANVRIIGTGKDVIKNQTMKVDSKVREYDVGLEYKVDDSKTIEIGVGTVPDKYRTDPNKDYRKPNYHIGFKFRKRYRDFSEIFSF; this is encoded by the coding sequence ATGTTGAATTCAATAAAAAAAATTCCTAAAAAAATCTCAATACCTGTATCTATAGTTGCAGTAATAGTCTTTATTATTACTGCTGTTTTGCTTAACTTAGAAAAAATAATTGAAAAAGTAAGTGCCAGATTTATAAATGGTAGAGTTGTTATTGAGAATGTTGATTTATCGTTTTCAAAAGCTATTGTGAAAAACATAACACTATATGATGATAAAAATAATGTATTGTTTAATTCACCAGAAGTTATTGCCAATATCAGTTTTAAAAATTTAAAAAAGGGAAGAATAGATGAGTTAGTAGTGAATTCAGCTGTTGTAAATGTAATTAGAGATAAAGATGGAGTAATAAATTTCACTAAACTATCTAAAACTAAAAGTGAAGAAAAACCTAAAAATCCACTTAATAAAGTGGTAGCTTCTAATGTCAGAGTAAATTATGAAGACTACACTTTTCCTAGTAAACTTGAAAGAAAGATAGAAAATATTAATGCTATTGTAACTGCAAGTAAAGAAAAGTTAGTTGAAACAGCAGATATCAATATAGAGGATGAAAATATACAATTAAAAACTTTTTTTAAAGATGAAAGTAATGATAAAATTACTTCTTTACAAGGGGAGTTAAGAATAGATAAATTTTTACTTGATAAAGACTTATTAAAAAGTCTTGTTAATAATAAAAAAATGTATTTTTCAGATGTAAATATAATTTCAGATTTATCCTTTAAAACTGATAAAACTATGAAAAATACGAATATAGTTGGGAATTTAGATATAATTTCAGAATTTTTTAGATATAATGATATAGATAGTGATATTAAAGATATTAAATTGTCTAGTAAATTCAATGGTAGAGATGGAGAAGCAAACTTAGGATTAAATATATTTGGAAAGAATAGAGATTTTTCTTTAGTATATAAAGATGAAGAATTAAATTCAGTAATAACATTGGATAGAATTGATGAAAGCATATTAAATAAGATTGCTCCTATAAGAGAAAAAAAATTAGATTTAAAAAATATAAATATAGAAGATATAAAGGCAATAGTTCATTATTCAGATGACAGAGGTTTAAGTATAAAAACAACTATGAAGCCTAATAATTCTGAATTTAAAGGGATAGAGCTAAATGATTTTAATTTATATATAAGTTCAAAGGCTGGCAAAAATAACCTTAGTGCTAGAATTTTAACTAAAATTAAAGGTATACCTGAAAATATAGCATTAAGTGTAGAAAATCAAAAAGATAATACGGATATTATCTTAGCTTTAAAATCACCAATTAAAGATAATATAATACCAGATATTAATATAAAAGCAAAGGTAGAAAATCAAAAAGATATTATAAAAGCCAATATTGATTCAAATATTGTTGATTTTAATGTGGACTATAATAAAGAAAAAAAATTAACTAAAATTTATGGAAATAAATTTACAATAAATTATGATGTAGATAAGAAAAAGATAACAAATGGGGAAGGTAGAATACCATTTGAAATATATCATACAGCTAATTATTTAGATTTTGTTGCTAAGAACAACAAAATTCAAATAAAAGAATTAAAATTAAAAGATAAAGCAAATAAAAATAGCTATTTTACTGCAAAAGGAAATGCTAATTTAGATAATGGGGAATTTAAAATAGATTATGAAGGAAAAGCTGCTTCAATTTCAAGAAAGGTTAAAGAAAATGATTTAATCTTATCTTTTGATGGGAAAGGAAAGCTAGAAAATAAAAATAATATTTTAAGCTCACAAGGACAAATAAATGATTTAAGTCTTGAATATATTGGAAAAATAGAAAAAATAAATGGGACATATAATTTAAAAAAAGTTGGAAAAAATATAGAGGCTAATGTACTTACTAAGATAGACTCAATAGGTTATGATAAATATAATTTTAAAAACTTTAACCTTAATGTTAACTATTCTGAAAATCAAGTAAAAATTAAAGATTTTTCTAATAATTTAATCTCTTTAAAAGGAGATTATGATGTTAAAAATCAAAAAGTTAATGCTAATCTTTCAGTAAATAGAATTACAAATAAAGATGTAGCTTTTGATAAGGTAGAATTTGTTTTAGAAAATTTAAAAGCTAATGTAGAAGGAGATATAAAAAATCTTCAAGGGGCTGTAGACTTAGGAAGTACGATTATAACTTTACCTAGTAAAGACTTTGTAAAAATAACCGGAAAAGCAAGTATTAAAAATAGTATAGTTAATATCAGTGGAATAAATTTAGATAATAATCTTATAACTGGAAAATATAATTTAAAAGATAAGAATCTAGATTTAAGGGTTTCTTTGAGTGAAAAACATTTAGAAAAATACTATGGAGCAAAAGATTTAGGTTATATACTTTATGGACAAATAGATGTTAAGGGAGTAGCAGGGAAAATAAAGGCTGTTGCCAAAGGAAGAGCTACTAATTTTGAAAAGAAATTACCAGATTTAGCTTATGATATAGAATATAATGCTGAAAACTATTCAGATGGTATTGCTTCAATAAATGGACTTGATATTATTGACAGGCAATATGGAGATTTACTAGGTGTAAAAGGACGAGTTAATTTAAAAGAAAAAACTTTGGATATAAAAAATAAACATAACAAGATAGATTTAGCAAAATTACAAAACCTTTTGTCTAATCCTAATATAAAAGGTATTGTAAATACAGATTTTACTATAAATGGAACAATAAATAATCCAACTTATAAATTAGATATTTCTTCATCTGAGGTAAGTATAAAGACTTTTAAAATAAATGATATTTCATTAAATTTAACAGGAGATAAAGAAAAGGCTAGCCTAAATAAATTAAATTTAGATGTCTATAAAAATCTAATAGTAGGAAATGGATATTATGATATAAAAAATAAAACTTATAATCTATTAGTGAAGTCTAATAATAAGATTGATGTTTCTAAGTTTCAATCCTTCTTAACTCCTTATGGTATAGAGAATGCTAAGGGTAACATAGCTTTAAATATTGAAATAAATGAAAATACTGAAAAAGGTTATATAAATCTTGAAAATATAAGTTTAGAGTCAACAAAGGCAAAATTGAAACTTTCAAATTTTAGTGGACCAATAAACTTTGGAGAAAGAAGGATTGATGTTGGTGAGTTAAGAGCTTCTTTAAATAATTCACCGCTAGTTGTAGATGGTTTTGTGGATTTAGCAAATATTTCAAAACTAGATAAAGAAGATTTAATAAGATCCTTACCTTATAAATTACATTTTAAAATGGATCATTTTAACTATTTTTATCCAGAGATAATAAAAATAAGTGGAAGTACAGAATTAACAGCTACTAATGAAGAAGTCTATGGTAATTTGATAATAAAAGATGCAATTGTTTATGATATTCCTAACAATTATTATAGAGATTTCTTCTCACTAATAAGAGAGCAGTTAAGAAAAAGAAGAACGGATGTTGTTTCGACTAAAATAGATGATAAACAGTCTAAGACTGATAAAGAAAAAGTAGAAGAAATGAGAAGAATGCTTAATAAGTTAATGCCAATAGACTTTGTTGTTAAAACAGAAAAACCTATACTTATTGATATGGACAATTTTAATATAGTAGTTCCAGAAGTATATGGGAAATTATATATTGACCTTAACTTAAATGGTAAAAAAGGAAAATATTATATAACAGGAGAAACTGAACTAAAAGAAGGATATTTCTTTGTGGGAACAAATGAATTTCAGGTTGATAGGGCACTTGCTGTATTCAATGAAAATGTTCCTCTACCAGAAATTAACCCAAATATTTTCTTTGAAAGTACAATAGAAATGGATGATGAAGAATATCATTTTAATACTGCTGGAAAGGTAAACCAATTAAGATATGAAATATCATCTAAAACTGCTAAGGTAGGTGGGGATTTATCTGCATTAATAGTAAATCCAAATGCAGATGAACATATATATTCTTATGGAGATGGAAATGAAATCTTTATAACATTTATGAAAAACTTAATTGCTGGACAAGCAGGACAGGTAGTTTTTGGAAGTACAACAAGATATATAAAAAGAAAATTTGATTTAACAAAATTTGTTATAAGACCAGAAGTAAAAATATACAATTCAGATTCTAGTGTAAATAGACTAGGTGGAACAACAACAGAT